One segment of Anguilla anguilla isolate fAngAng1 chromosome 1, fAngAng1.pri, whole genome shotgun sequence DNA contains the following:
- the dscc1 gene encoding sister chromatid cohesion protein DCC1 encodes MRTLEEVQATTQIAKLKEEDLQSAIHCLSFGEHVSSGDYCLMELDEKLCKHIESGQSLVIRGDKDEHAVMCSEDETYDLKIADTSNLLLLIPGCTTPDQLPGDQGRPHLIHSQIWGFSNSYWEVRRQRPKLKKLKKLLMESPYEGSPPSQEESSAQKYTMEDLLDRIQASKAEIAAQLENIHACNIDGFWRMLDFDYEMKLLGHVMQLVDSESWSFSKVPLRTCQQELGPLEPQEMIEHCLNCYGRRYTDEEGEVCFALNEDKVCQATAHMLLQNAVKFNLSEFQEVWQQSVPEGMSTRLDQLKGIALLDRSTRPETICLLRVEDLPEDTPERFNCLFSMREKWTQDDIAPYIQDLCGEKQTTGALLTKYARSSMQNGLKVYNSRRPVAT; translated from the exons ATGAGAACTTTAGAGGAAGTACAGGCTACAACGCAAATAGCTAAACTTAAAGAAGAAGATTTGCAATCTGCGATTCATTGCTTGTCTTTTGGTGAACATGTTTCGTCGGGGGATTACTGTCTTATGGAGCTGGATGAAAAGTTGTGCAAACACATTGAGTCTGGACAGAG TCTTGTGATCAGAGGAGACAAGGACGAGCATGCAGTTATGTGCAGTGAAGACGAGACTTATGACCTGAAGATTGCAGACACCTCAAACCTGCTTCTCCTCATTCCGGGCTGTACGACCCCAGATCAGCTACCTGGGGATCAGGGAAGGCCACACCTTATCCATTCCCAG ATTTGGGGCTTCTCCAACAGCTACTGGGAGGTGAGACGACAGCGACCAAAGTTAAAGAAGCTGAAGAAGCTCTTAATGGAGAGTCCTTATGAGGGGTCACCACCTAGTCAAGAGGAGAGTTCAGCACAAAAG TACACAATGGAAGACCTGCTTGACCGAATTCAAGCCAGCAAGGCAGAAATTGCTGCGCAGCTGGAAAATATCCATGCTTGTAACATTGATG GGTTCTGGAGGATGCTGGATTTCGATTACGAGATGAAACTCCTGGGTCATGTGATGCAGTTAGTGGACTCTGAGTCCTGGTCTTTCAGCAAGGTTCCCCTGAGAACCTGCCAGCAAGAGCTGGGGCCTCTTGAGCCACA GGAGATGATTGAGCACTGCTTGAACTGTTATGGGAGGCGTTATACGGATGAAG AGGGTGAGGTGTGTTTCGCGCTCAATGAAGATAAAGTATGCCAAGCCACTGCCCACATGCTCCTGCAGAACGCCGTCAAGTTCAACCTGTCGGAGTTTCAGGAAGTGTGGCAACAGAGCGTCCCAGAGGGCATGAGCACTAGGCTGGACCAGCTCAAG GGTATCGCTCTACTGGACCGCAGCACCAGGCCGGAGACCATTTGCTTGCTGAGGGTCGAAGACCTGCCTGAGGACACACCGGAGCGCTTCAACTGTTTGTTCAGCATGAGGGAGAAATGGACGCAAGACGACATTGCCCCCtacataca GGACTTGTGTGGTGAAAAGCAAACAACTGGAGCTCTCCTTACTAAATATGCTCGTTCATCCATGCAAAATGGGTTGAAAGTCTACAATTCAAGAAGACCTGTGGCAACTTGA